The Gossypium hirsutum isolate 1008001.06 chromosome A03, Gossypium_hirsutum_v2.1, whole genome shotgun sequence genome contains the following window.
attttcttatagtgacgCTTAAATAGCTCGAGGATTCAACGGACTTCGGAGGCtacgatcacactatcatttgaagCACTCAGTATAGTTAGACTTCTtatttttgagtatggcatgtatatggcttAGACTTTATTGTTTTATGTCCTTGAgaaattagccaaatgtgtggcttgggttaaatcctttcattttgtataaggccataggTAATGgtcaatattcattttgatattgtATAGTAGATGTTACTTTTTATGGATGAGTATATTTGCACAATTTGTGGTTTTTTTGACCATATGATGTACCCCTGGTATTGGTATAGAGTGATCTTATGCAGGTTATATAAGTAAGgttggcaaagaggcttggtaaatagccttattttgtccacacgggtaaacacacgggcgcgtgtctaggccgtgtgtcagccccatgggtgtgttgtccGGTCATGTGTCCCCCTGTACGTAAATTTTGTAAGTCAGCAaacatgatagtaaacacacgggcagagacatggccgtgtgtctcagccaagcacacgggcgtgtgcctcaacCGTGTGACCATTAAGAAATGctgaaatcaaaaaaaaaatgtccaggtttttgcacacgggctaggacaaaAGCGTGTCATGACCATGTGAAAGACACGGGCCAGGAACACGagtgtgtgccaggccgtgtgaaaacccttgtaggtatgaatttggaattaattccacacgggtgtcggacacgggcgtgtccctatattgCCTAGGCTGTGAGCCACATGAGCCAACAACACGACCTTGTTAAATTGGTctcacgggcgtgttgcccctccgacatgggcgtgtgcccctgtgtcaagtgtcatttttctaaagttgactaAAGAATCCAAGTTGGTTTCGAATGATTtctgatgtgtgttttgggcaTCGATGGCCCATATTAAGGATGTTGATAAacttgagaaagttttaaattttccaagTCTTGGAGACTCAAAATTGGTCGTAAGCACAAGTTTAAGTTAGGTACCGCCTCGTACTCTGTCCCGGCGTAGGATATGGGTATAGGGTGTTGCAGAcacaattttcaaaattgaaaactATGGGGACAAAAATGGGAAATTGGAAATAAGCTTTTAATCGTATTAATATAAAGATCAAATTATGTTATTGGTATAATGCATCAGTTGCGGATTCAGTCCCTTTAccgtaatttggtcatttttagtttcattctttttgaattttcaaatattaattcTAATCCAAAccataaatgtttttttatataattgaggGTAAGCGTTGAGGTTGCTTGAGATTGAACTTAAGCGTTCATGCCTACAACCTAAAACTCTTGCCATTAGGTCAAAGGGTTGTTGGGCCAAACCATAAATGTTAAATTCATTGTCATTTTCAAAATGTTATGCAAatttacacacacatatatataatatgtgtaATTTCATGTTAGCTGTATTTTCACATAATGCTCAATAATTCATGTTATTTTAGTTAATGGATTTATTGATTACCTTTTACGTCAggattcaaatttcaaaattgaaaaatatagtgattaaaatgaccaaattaaaaaataaaaagtaaatccACAACTTACCTATAGTACAATACTAATAATAGAGTTTAACCTATCGAATTTAACTCATAATAGttagatcaaaattaaaattttaaaattttaaaaatacaaaaaaattaactaaattaaaatacaaaaattaaatcaatttaggCTAATAACACATCACTTCATTTCAGTCGGGCCCttttttatttagaaataaatttcCTATAAGATATTCAAATACGATGATTTAATTGCCGTGCAATTTTTGGGATGGTTAACTTGCAACCAAAGAATCTTTGAGAAAATAAGCATATGTCAGTGCCACTATGgtttattgaacaaaatattcTTGGTAAAGtagaaacataaataaataaataaaaagaccaACTAATAAAAATGTGCTTTTTGATGGAATCAAAATGCCGTTCTTTATATTGCTTTATCTGTGAGGTAATTAATGTATTCACAACTGATAACACAAGTGGTAGTGGTCGGTCACCACTAATGTCAACAAGGGAACAGTGTAAATGAGGGCTCTATCTCTGTATTCCTACTACCAAAATTAATCCTTTGTAATTTCTCATGACACCAAATTAACTGATCTGTGCTTATTTTCAACATGTTTAAAACTCTCGAAACCAATTTCAGCTCAACTTGAGCGATGAACAATGTATGATCTAATAGATTTCTCTGATGTTGCCTTTGGAGCCTCTTTATTATGCAGTTTGTATTTCTCTGGATTTCCTTTAGCCTTTTCTCCTTCTGCATGGGATGATAATATAAGAAACAAGCGGAAAACTTGGAAATAATTTGTATTCAAAAAGAGGTTGAGGAAGCATACTTTTTGAAGTTCAGTTCTAACATCCATCAAAAGTTCCAAGTCAATAGGGTCATGTGGAGCAACCTGCGCTTGCTGGGGAGTCTTTGAGGTCGCATTCGTGTTGTCTTTGTCGGCTCGAAGGAATTCCCATaaaacatgcatggattcctcAATCATATCACTTAACACTCCATTTGATACTGCATCTTCTAATTTATATTTTGAACAATCATCTGCAAGGGCATTCACCATACTGATGCTTTACACAGTTTCTCAAGAATTAATAACTTGTTGGAGACTATATGTATAGATTAAGATCAGATCTCATTAATTACCTTTAATAACTGGAACTTGAAGTAGAAGTCTCAGTGCACATCTGTTTTTTGCATAATTTTCAACTCTTGGTCTGTCTTGAAAGGGTTCATCCTCTAAAAACCTTTGCACAAGCACTTGAAAACGTTGAAATTCCTCAGCAGCTTGATTATACTGATGAGTAGCGAGACTGTCACATTCCCacaacctttttacttttccatATTGCCAATGAAGTATTTCCCAGGAAAGGCATACTTGTCCAACATAGACGGTTTCAAAGGCCATGTGCAAATCTCTAATCGACTTCATTGCTGGATCAGCCTCAGGCTTCTGTTGTTTAAATGGCCATACATTATGTGAGAGAATGGACTTAATTGCTGGACCTGAAGATCTTCCAAATGCACTGCTTAGTCGAACTGGGTCTTTTAGTTGAAGTAAACCTAAAGTTCAATGGATCATCACCAAAAAAGAAACAACTCAATACAGTAACCTCATTTCTCCTTCATAAGGAATTTAGAATCTTGGACGGTGTTTAGGACAATTTAGAACCATAATGAGACATGGAAACGGGGTAGTTACGATATGAATGGGTTGATGGACTTCCAGAGAAGGGGGAAAGGTGGATCACATGGCATTAAAACATTAACACCTGATAGAGAGTGGTTTTATCATGAATTTGAGGAGTGAAAAAGCAATTATGTGCACATTAATTAGTAAAATGATGATGggaataaagagagatggagaccCACCAAGCAACTgaggaaaaatagaaaaaagaagctGAATTTTCTAAAGATCATATGAGACAAGGAGAACCCAGAATTATTTCATTAATGCCCTACCAAGATACCtatagcaaaaaaaaagaaaaaaaaagaaaaaaagaaaaccataaccatagaaagaaaaaagaaatgaaatgaggTTCATTGGTGACTTACTGACAGCATGCATCGTCTGGGAATTCAAAATGTCCAGTTTCCTCATTTTATCAGAGTAACTCTTGTATACCTTTTGAATTTCAGCAATATGATATTTGTGATcgtatttttcttcaatttttagtGGCCCTAGCTGTTCCACCATCTTTGGAGACTCAAAGTCTTCTAAAATAGTTGGAAGCCCCCAGTCCTTGCTAATTTGAGTTCTATTTTCAGCCGCTCCATTAAATCATCATCTTCTGACGAGAACTCTGAATCATCCTCATTGTCTGCTTCTTCTTGCTCATCACAACTGGAGAAGATGAACTCCTCCCGCAAGGTCGTTTGCTGAGTTTTTTCAGGGGAAACCATTGAGTTGAACTCTTCCTCATCACCTTCGTCCTCCATGCTTAAATCTTCCCCCATTACACGCAACTTTTCAGACAGCGGTTCCAATTCTATGAATTCCTCGTCAGAATCATTGATGGGACTTCGTATGATCTTGCTAGTGCGTTCATGAATTCCGTGCTCCATGTTTTGGGCATCGGTTAGCACATAACTTATGTCCAGTCTATTGGCCAACACTTGATGAGTAATAGACTCAACGTCAACCACGTTGTTTCTTGGGCTAAATATCTCCCCATCTTTTTTACGTCTTTCTATACACATGTCAATCACGAAAAAGTAGTCCAAATTGTCTTCAACATGATCACCATGACCTTGCATGTCACTTGCGTCTTTCTCTGACCTTTCCTCAACTGATTCATCTGCTTTTACTTTAAAAGAATCTTTTGTTTCAATCTCCCCGTGCTTTGGTTTCTCCGATAACTTCTCAACAGAATCCTTTGGTATCTCTTTAACAACATCTTCTATTTTGATGATGTTCTGCTCTGGTTTTTTCTCCTCAACTGACTCTTCTTGTTTGATATATTTCTCAAATCCTTTTCAAAGAAGAATCTCAGACCAGATTCCTCTGtttcattttccaaaacaaaATCTGTTTCCCCTAGCTGTGGTTCCTTCTGCAAAACGTTTTCAAGCATCAAACTTTCTGATATCTCTTCAACAGGCTCCTCTGTTTCCCTTCCATCAACGAAATTTACCTGCAGAAAATTCTCACTTTTTCAACAGTAAAAATCTCCCCAGGATCCTCAGCTTCAACCTCAATTTCCCAATATCAGCATCGGCAGAGTCGCTTGAAACAAGAAATCTACCATCGCAATTGGCAGAACCGATATAAAATTCATGAACAGAATAGCTCTCAGCTTTGGGTTCTTCAATGAATCCGCTAAAACCTTTCCTATACAAAAACTCATACTTGCTTGAGCTTGCCACCAATGAGGAGTTGTCTGCTTCTCTCTTTCCTTGATCA
Protein-coding sequences here:
- the LOC107887145 gene encoding uncharacterized protein, whose protein sequence is MVEQLGPLKIEEKYDHKYHIAEIQKVYKSYSDKMRKLDILNSQTMHAVSLLQLKDPVRLSSAFGRSSGPAIKSILSHNVWPFKQQKPEADPAMKSIRDLHMAFETVYVGQVCLSWEILHWQYGKVKRLWECDSLATHQYNQAAEEFQRFQVLVQRFLEDEPFQDRPRVENYAKNRCALRLLLQVPVIKDDCSKYKLEDAVSNGVLSDMIEESMHVLWEFLRADKDNTNATSKTPQQAQVAPHDPIDLELLMDVRTELQKKEKRLKEIQRNTNCIIKRLQRQHQRNLLDHTLFIAQVELKLVSRVLNMLKISTDQLIWCHEKLQRINFGSRNTEIEPSFTLFPC